TTGTTCATTGATCAAATTCAATGCATACATGCCAATGTCAAAATGCTGCGGATAAAATTTCTTTACTTCCCAAGTCAATGGGCTGCGAATAAATTGTCCTTTGGCTGCACGTTTCAATGCAAATTCAATATGATCCAGTAAGGTCAAACTTAGATAATCATTTGATTTTTCACCCAACTTTTCTTCCCCGTAAGCAATGATCTGATTGATTAAAGTAATATGACTGGCATCAGAATGAGACAACAAATAACTAAAATGCTCCAGCATATCGTTTGAATCCAAAACATAGGTCTTTTCGATTTCATTGTCATAGATCACCTGACCAACTTTTTTTCTAAATGCCAGACCTTTCGCATAGACAATGACCTCACTGTCTCCACGATTTACGATTGCTACGTTGTTGTTTAAAATTTGACTTACTTTCACTTTTTTACTCCTTTCCAGAAAAAAAACTCAAACTACCCAGGAAAGGACATTCCTAGGTAATTTGAGTTCTGCCTGCATTATTCAGTAACATACTCTATAAAATGACTACATCGCCATTAACGTTTTTTTTCTTGTTTTTAGTATAATGCATTTGATTTTAATATGCAACGCTTTCATTGGATTTACACTCAGAATTCAACGTTTACTTTAAATCTGCACCATTTGTTTCAATCACTTTTTTATACCAATAGAACGAATCTTTACGTGAACGCTCTAAGGTCCCTTGACCTTCATCATCTAAATCAACGTAGATAAATCCGTAACGTTTGGACATTTCACTTGTACTTGCACTAACTAGATCGATACAGCCCCACGGTGTAAAGCCCATCAAATCAACACCTTCATCAATCGCTTGTTCCATTTGCTCGATATGACTTCTTAGATAATCAATGCGGTAACTATCGTGAATGCTGCCATCTGCTTCTACTACATCTTTAGCACCTAAACCATTCTCCACGATAAACAAAGGCACTTGATAACGATCATATAATTTATGCAATGTCACACGAAGT
The Enterococcus silesiacus DNA segment above includes these coding regions:
- a CDS encoding PTS sugar transporter, translated to MKVSQILNNNVAIVNRGDSEVIVYAKGLAFRKKVGQVIYDNEIEKTYVLDSNDMLEHFSYLLSHSDASHITLINQIIAYGEEKLGEKSNDYLSLTLLDHIEFALKRAAKGQFIRSPLTWEVKKFYPQHFDIGMYALNLINEQFQLTFPEDEAVSIALHFVNLQEDKNNLDETIRSMESLRDILSIIQYHFQLKLDEGSINYMRLMTHLQYFIQRIMTKNSYEESDTILNEQIKLMYASSFECVQKIRVYIKQKYACDLTIDEETYLMLHIHRVTNRSQKERT